A region of Sesamum indicum cultivar Zhongzhi No. 13 linkage group LG7, S_indicum_v1.0, whole genome shotgun sequence DNA encodes the following proteins:
- the LOC105166706 gene encoding 40S ribosomal protein S10-1-like, giving the protein MIIKEKDRREICKYLFQEGVCYAKKDFNLAKHPEIDVPNLQVIKLMQSFKSKEYVRETFAWMHYYWYLTNDGIEFLRTYLNLPSEIVPATLKKSARPLGRPMGGPPGDRPRGPPRFEGDRPRFGDRDGYRGGPRAPPGEFGGEKGGAPADYQPAFRGGAGGRPGFGRGAGGFGGAPSS; this is encoded by the exons ATG atcatTAAAGAGAAGGACAGGAGAGAGATCTGCAAATACCTCTTTCAAG AGGGTGTGTGCTATGCCAAGAAGGATTTTAACTTAGCGAAGCACCCGGAGATTGATGTCCCGAATCTCCAGGTGATTAAGCTCATGCAGAGCTTCAAATCAAAGGAATACGTGCGCGAGACCTTTGCTTGGATGCATTATTATTGGTACCTTACGAATGACGGAATTGAGTTCCTACGTACATATCTCAACCTCCCATCCGAGATTGTACCTGCCACGCTGAAGAAGTCAGCCAGGCCTCTCGGACGTCCTATGGGTGGTCCCCCTGGTGATCGTCCTCG TGGACCTCCAAGATTTGAGGGCGACCGGCCACGTTTTGGTGATAGAGATGGATACCGTGGTGGGCCAAGAGCACCACCAGGTGAATTTGGAGGTGAAAAGGGTGGAGCACCTGCTGATTACCAACCTGCTTTCAGG GGTGGTGCTGGTGGGCGTCCTGGTTTTGGCCGAGGTGCTGGCGGCTTTGGTGGGGCACCTTCAAGTTAA
- the LOC105166707 gene encoding LOW QUALITY PROTEIN: uncharacterized protein LOC105166707 (The sequence of the model RefSeq protein was modified relative to this genomic sequence to represent the inferred CDS: deleted 1 base in 1 codon): MATAAPPVFISTTALHSLITHKSLIRHLQSTLPPLSAAVQSPLRHAHQTSPSSSFLLMPSWSTSPLLPYIGAKLVTHHSNNSTLNLPGVHAVYVLFNSLTGQPLAAMDATELTLYRTACVSALASLYLSREEAVTLAMIGAGALASHLIKAHLTVRPSVKTVVLWNRTLSKARSLVDRLTEEGGFEGVQFESHGCLEEVVRKGDIISCATNSEVALVKGMDLKEGAHLDLVGSFTPSMRECDDDAVRQGRVFVDSAAAWWRRGGMVEAGELVGAFERGVIRKDEIVGDLVELIKGEKVGRRTWDEITVFKSVGSAVVDLLSAQMVYENYVDNEAKQ; the protein is encoded by the exons ATGGCGACCGCCGCGCCGCCAGTTTTCATCTCCACCACCGCACTCCACTCTCTCATCACCCACAAATCCCTCATCCGCCACCTCCAATCCACCCTGCCACCGCTCTCCGCCGCCGTCCAGTCCCCTCTCCGCCACGCCCACCAAACAAgcccctcctcctccttcctcCTCATGCCCTCTTGGTCAACCTCCCCACTCCTCCCTTACATTGGCGCCAAACTAGTCACCCACCACTCCAACAACTCTACTCTAAACTTACCGGGGGTGCACGCTGTTTACGTGCTCTTCAACTCCCTCACCGGCCAGCCGTTGGCCGCCATGGACGCCACCGAGCTCACCCTTTACCGCACGGCCTGCGTGTCGGCCCTCGCTTCCTTATACCTGTCGAGAGAAGAAGCCGTGACTCTTGCGATGATCGGGGCTGGTGCTTTAGCTTCACATTTGATCAAGGCTCATTTGACGGTTAGGCCGAGCGTGAAGACGGTTGTACTTTGGAATAGAACCCTTTCTAAGGCGAGAAGCTTGGTTGATCGGTTGACAGAGGAGGGTGGATTTGAAGGGGTACAGTTTGAGAGCCACGGGTGCTTGGAGGAGGTGGTGAGGAAGGGAGACATTATCAGTTGTGCCACCAATTCAGAAGTTGCATTGGTTAAGGGAATGGATTTGAAGGAAGGGGCGCATTTGGACTTGGTGGGGTCGTTTACGCCGTCCATGAGGGAATGTGATGATGACGCGGTGAGACAGGGCCGGGTGTTTGTCGATAGTGCGGCAGCA TGGTGGAGGCGGGGCGGCATGGTGGAGGCGGGAGAGCTGGTGGGAGCGTTTGAGAGAGGGGTGATTAGGAAGGATGAGATTGTGGGGGACTTGGTGGAGTTGATCAAGGGTGAGAAAGTTGGGAGGAGGACTTGGGATGAGATTACTGTGTTTAAATCAGTTGGTTCTGCTGTTGTGGATCTCTTGAGTGCACAAATGGTGTATGAGAACTATGTGGATAATGAGGCTAAGCAATGA
- the LOC105166708 gene encoding uncharacterized protein At3g49140 isoform X2: MLMLEPQSAAVWFSAANFDTSVRTISHSAAFFVPPSNCRRCGGRVMSRDGIRAAAKEQNWSSGWVKQNAMPQRYHPLEEIAESELLENGDARLTPAETTRTIIEVNSKATLFFSGLVNEDIYDNIFWPDLPYVTDEHGNIYFRVKNDGDILQNLATDETIVQVIIGLDNAEMISQMEALGHSEIDFGIEELENEDSYDDEDEEDADDGEEEDNYEKDWVAILDEEDQDEEFDGTLGDWAKLDTMRSSHPMYFAQKLVEVVSDAPLDYMDQRSTGLAVQGLLRPAFVEEHSVIQKHASDTESSDINTNHVAGKQIQGILRINGHEKEKELAQGNVSRAEELEKDETLGNGYVFYELEMIKIQLISSHGDQGFLEIEDFRRAQPDAIAHSAAKIISRLKAGGEKITRALKSLCWRCKGIQVEECVLIGVDSLGFDLRVCSGRQVQTLRFAFKKRASSEYSAERQLNDLLFPKVHKFQQVKEPQQTEF; the protein is encoded by the exons ATGTTGATGCTCGAACCTCAGTCCGCCGCCGTCTGGTTCTCCGCCGCAAACTTCGACACTTCAGTTCGCACCATCTCTCACTCCGCAGCCTTCTTCGTCCCCCC TAGTAATTGCAGAAGGTGTGGCGGCAGAGTGATGAGCAGAGATGGAATTAGAGCGGCGGCGAAAGAGCAGAATTGGAGCTCGGGGTGGGTGAAGCAGAACGCGATGCCTCAGAGATATCATCCTCTCGAGGAAATCGCGGAGTCGGAGTTATTGGAGAATGGAGATGCTAGGCTGACGCCTGCTGAGACTACGCGAACTATAATTGAG GTGAATAGCAAGGCtacacttttcttttctggttTGGTAAATGAAGACATTTATGACAACATTTTCTGGCCAGATTTACCTTATGTAACTGATGAACATGGAA ATATATACTTTCGAGTGAAGAATGATGGAGACATCCTGCAAAATCTAGCGACTGACGAAACCATTGTG CAAGTCATCATCGGACTTGACAATGCAGAAATGATTAGCCAGATGGAGGCACTAGGTCATTCAGAAATTGATTTTGGCATAGAGGAGCTTGAAAATGAGGATAGCtatgatgatgaggatgaagAAGATGCTGATGATGGAGAAGAGGaagataattatgaaaaa GACTGGGTTGCCATTCTTGATGAGGAGGATCAGGATGAAGAATTTGATGGAACACTGGGAGACTGGGCTAAATTGGACACCATGCGCTCTTCTCATCCAATGTACTTTGCCCAAAAGCTAGTAGAG GTTGTGTCAGATGCTCCTTTAGATTACATGGATCAGCGTTCTACTGGCCTTGCAGTACAAGGCCTTCTAAGACCTGCATTTGTAGAAGAACACTCAGTCATCCAAAAACATGCATCTGATACTGAATCTAGTGACATTAATACAAATCATGTTGCTGGTAAACAAATACAAGGCATTCTGCGGATTAATGgccatgaaaaagaaaaagaattggcACAAGGCAATGTAAGTAGGGCAGAAGAACTGGAGAAGGATGAAACCCTGGGAAATGGATATGTGTTTTACGAGCTAGAGATGATTAAGATTCAGTTAATTTCATCACATGGAGATCAG GGTTTTCTTGAAATAGAAGATTTTAGGAGGGCTCAACCTGATGCGATAGCACATTCGGCTGCAAAAATTATATCCCGCCTCAAAGCTGGTGGAGAAAAAATCACGCGAGCTCTAAAATCTCTATGTTGGAGATGCAAGGGTATTCAAGTAGAG GAATGTGTTCTTATAGGAGTTGACAGCCTTGGTTTTGACTTGAGAGTTTGCTCGGGAAGACAAGTTCAGACACTGCGTTTTGCATTTAAGAAACGG GCGTCATCAGAGTATAGTGCTGAAAGACAACTAAATGATTTACTGTTTCCTAAAGTCCACAAATTCCAACAAGTGAAAGAACCTCAACAAACCGAGTTTTAG
- the LOC105166708 gene encoding uncharacterized protein At3g49140 isoform X3, producing the protein MLMLEPQSAAVWFSAANFDTSVRTISHSAAFFVPPSSNCRRCGGRVMSRDGIRAAAKEQNWSSGWVKQNAMPQRYHPLEEIAESELLENGDARLTPAETTRTIIEQVIIGLDNAEMISQMEALGHSEIDFGIEELENEDSYDDEDEEDADDGEEEDNYEKDWVAILDEEDQDEEFDGTLGDWAKLDTMRSSHPMYFAQKLVEVVSDAPLDYMDQRSTGLAVQGLLRPAFVEEHSVIQKHASDTESSDINTNHVAGKQIQGILRINGHEKEKELAQGNVSRAEELEKDETLGNGYVFYELEMIKIQLISSHGDQGFLEIEDFRRAQPDAIAHSAAKIISRLKAGGEKITRALKSLCWRCKGIQVEECVLIGVDSLGFDLRVCSGRQVQTLRFAFKKRASSEYSAERQLNDLLFPKVHKFQQVKEPQQTEF; encoded by the exons ATGTTGATGCTCGAACCTCAGTCCGCCGCCGTCTGGTTCTCCGCCGCAAACTTCGACACTTCAGTTCGCACCATCTCTCACTCCGCAGCCTTCTTCGTCCCCCC TAGTAGTAATTGCAGAAGGTGTGGCGGCAGAGTGATGAGCAGAGATGGAATTAGAGCGGCGGCGAAAGAGCAGAATTGGAGCTCGGGGTGGGTGAAGCAGAACGCGATGCCTCAGAGATATCATCCTCTCGAGGAAATCGCGGAGTCGGAGTTATTGGAGAATGGAGATGCTAGGCTGACGCCTGCTGAGACTACGCGAACTATAATTGAG CAAGTCATCATCGGACTTGACAATGCAGAAATGATTAGCCAGATGGAGGCACTAGGTCATTCAGAAATTGATTTTGGCATAGAGGAGCTTGAAAATGAGGATAGCtatgatgatgaggatgaagAAGATGCTGATGATGGAGAAGAGGaagataattatgaaaaa GACTGGGTTGCCATTCTTGATGAGGAGGATCAGGATGAAGAATTTGATGGAACACTGGGAGACTGGGCTAAATTGGACACCATGCGCTCTTCTCATCCAATGTACTTTGCCCAAAAGCTAGTAGAG GTTGTGTCAGATGCTCCTTTAGATTACATGGATCAGCGTTCTACTGGCCTTGCAGTACAAGGCCTTCTAAGACCTGCATTTGTAGAAGAACACTCAGTCATCCAAAAACATGCATCTGATACTGAATCTAGTGACATTAATACAAATCATGTTGCTGGTAAACAAATACAAGGCATTCTGCGGATTAATGgccatgaaaaagaaaaagaattggcACAAGGCAATGTAAGTAGGGCAGAAGAACTGGAGAAGGATGAAACCCTGGGAAATGGATATGTGTTTTACGAGCTAGAGATGATTAAGATTCAGTTAATTTCATCACATGGAGATCAG GGTTTTCTTGAAATAGAAGATTTTAGGAGGGCTCAACCTGATGCGATAGCACATTCGGCTGCAAAAATTATATCCCGCCTCAAAGCTGGTGGAGAAAAAATCACGCGAGCTCTAAAATCTCTATGTTGGAGATGCAAGGGTATTCAAGTAGAG GAATGTGTTCTTATAGGAGTTGACAGCCTTGGTTTTGACTTGAGAGTTTGCTCGGGAAGACAAGTTCAGACACTGCGTTTTGCATTTAAGAAACGG GCGTCATCAGAGTATAGTGCTGAAAGACAACTAAATGATTTACTGTTTCCTAAAGTCCACAAATTCCAACAAGTGAAAGAACCTCAACAAACCGAGTTTTAG
- the LOC105166708 gene encoding uncharacterized protein At3g49140 isoform X1, translating into MLMLEPQSAAVWFSAANFDTSVRTISHSAAFFVPPSSNCRRCGGRVMSRDGIRAAAKEQNWSSGWVKQNAMPQRYHPLEEIAESELLENGDARLTPAETTRTIIEVNSKATLFFSGLVNEDIYDNIFWPDLPYVTDEHGNIYFRVKNDGDILQNLATDETIVQVIIGLDNAEMISQMEALGHSEIDFGIEELENEDSYDDEDEEDADDGEEEDNYEKDWVAILDEEDQDEEFDGTLGDWAKLDTMRSSHPMYFAQKLVEVVSDAPLDYMDQRSTGLAVQGLLRPAFVEEHSVIQKHASDTESSDINTNHVAGKQIQGILRINGHEKEKELAQGNVSRAEELEKDETLGNGYVFYELEMIKIQLISSHGDQGFLEIEDFRRAQPDAIAHSAAKIISRLKAGGEKITRALKSLCWRCKGIQVEECVLIGVDSLGFDLRVCSGRQVQTLRFAFKKRASSEYSAERQLNDLLFPKVHKFQQVKEPQQTEF; encoded by the exons ATGTTGATGCTCGAACCTCAGTCCGCCGCCGTCTGGTTCTCCGCCGCAAACTTCGACACTTCAGTTCGCACCATCTCTCACTCCGCAGCCTTCTTCGTCCCCCC TAGTAGTAATTGCAGAAGGTGTGGCGGCAGAGTGATGAGCAGAGATGGAATTAGAGCGGCGGCGAAAGAGCAGAATTGGAGCTCGGGGTGGGTGAAGCAGAACGCGATGCCTCAGAGATATCATCCTCTCGAGGAAATCGCGGAGTCGGAGTTATTGGAGAATGGAGATGCTAGGCTGACGCCTGCTGAGACTACGCGAACTATAATTGAG GTGAATAGCAAGGCtacacttttcttttctggttTGGTAAATGAAGACATTTATGACAACATTTTCTGGCCAGATTTACCTTATGTAACTGATGAACATGGAA ATATATACTTTCGAGTGAAGAATGATGGAGACATCCTGCAAAATCTAGCGACTGACGAAACCATTGTG CAAGTCATCATCGGACTTGACAATGCAGAAATGATTAGCCAGATGGAGGCACTAGGTCATTCAGAAATTGATTTTGGCATAGAGGAGCTTGAAAATGAGGATAGCtatgatgatgaggatgaagAAGATGCTGATGATGGAGAAGAGGaagataattatgaaaaa GACTGGGTTGCCATTCTTGATGAGGAGGATCAGGATGAAGAATTTGATGGAACACTGGGAGACTGGGCTAAATTGGACACCATGCGCTCTTCTCATCCAATGTACTTTGCCCAAAAGCTAGTAGAG GTTGTGTCAGATGCTCCTTTAGATTACATGGATCAGCGTTCTACTGGCCTTGCAGTACAAGGCCTTCTAAGACCTGCATTTGTAGAAGAACACTCAGTCATCCAAAAACATGCATCTGATACTGAATCTAGTGACATTAATACAAATCATGTTGCTGGTAAACAAATACAAGGCATTCTGCGGATTAATGgccatgaaaaagaaaaagaattggcACAAGGCAATGTAAGTAGGGCAGAAGAACTGGAGAAGGATGAAACCCTGGGAAATGGATATGTGTTTTACGAGCTAGAGATGATTAAGATTCAGTTAATTTCATCACATGGAGATCAG GGTTTTCTTGAAATAGAAGATTTTAGGAGGGCTCAACCTGATGCGATAGCACATTCGGCTGCAAAAATTATATCCCGCCTCAAAGCTGGTGGAGAAAAAATCACGCGAGCTCTAAAATCTCTATGTTGGAGATGCAAGGGTATTCAAGTAGAG GAATGTGTTCTTATAGGAGTTGACAGCCTTGGTTTTGACTTGAGAGTTTGCTCGGGAAGACAAGTTCAGACACTGCGTTTTGCATTTAAGAAACGG GCGTCATCAGAGTATAGTGCTGAAAGACAACTAAATGATTTACTGTTTCCTAAAGTCCACAAATTCCAACAAGTGAAAGAACCTCAACAAACCGAGTTTTAG
- the LOC105166710 gene encoding probable NADH dehydrogenase [ubiquinone] 1 alpha subcomplex subunit 5, mitochondrial, with product MFLRRVARPLMMMAKIKETTGIVGLEVVPNAREVLIGLYTKTLEEIKAVPEDEGYRKAVESFTRHRLKVCQEEEDWEAIEKRLGCGQVEELIEEAQDELKLIGHMNEWKPWGIPDDYECEVIENDAPVPKHIPLHRPGPLPEEFYKTLEAVDTGTLKDAISSSKKEDPEITSGEAQAK from the exons ATGTTTCTCCGGCGAGTGGCGCGGCCGCTGATGATGATGGCGAAAATAAAGGAGACGACGGGGATCGTCGGCCTCGAAGTCGTACCCAACGCACGAGAAGTGCTGATCGGACTTTACACCAAAACCCTAGAAGAGATCAAGGCGGTGCCGGAGGACGAAGGGTACCGCAAAGCCGTCGAGAGCTTCACCCGCCACCGCTTGAAGGTGTGTCAGGAGGAGGAGGATTGGGAGGCGATCGAGAAAAGACTCGGGTGTGGACAGGTCGAGGAGTTGATTGAGGAAGCTCAAGATGAGCTCAAGCTCATTGGCCACATGAACG AGTGGAAGCCATGGGGTATTCCTGATGATTATGAATGTGAAGTTATTGAAAATGATGCTCCTGTACCAAAGCACATCCCCTTGCATCGACCTGGTCCCCTTCCTGAAGAGTTCTATAAGACATTGGAGGCTGTTGATACTGGCACTTTAAAGGATGCTATTTCAAGCTCCAAAAAGGAAGATCCTGAAATTACATCTGGTGAAGCACAAGCAAAGTAG
- the LOC105166911 gene encoding pentatricopeptide repeat-containing protein At5g52850, chloroplastic, translating into MLRRNLLEETCSKIVQFCNKYSLKDGICVHSPIFKLGVHDNLLLSNNLLSLYAKCCGVEHARHLFDEMLYRDVVSWTGVLSAYVKDGNHEEALRFFDLMKASGEKPNEVTFSNVLRTYSALGDFVHGTRVQACVIKHGFESNPILCSSLIELYSKWDLFEEAVGVFNAMEKGDTVSWTAIISSLVQAGNQVRALRFFIRMIEVGVSPNEYTFVKLLGACSSLGINYGKLIHAQLIFWGVRLNLILNTALVDMYAKCQKMEDAVKVLKQTCEQDVQLWTTVITGFTQNLNFQEAISAFRQMVGNNIVPNNYTYAGILNACSSTQALQLGKQIHTQLITAGLENDISVGNALLNFYSKCSNAIEDVIQVFKGIPIPNVISWTTLIAGFAAHGLKNECFLAFLQMQFSGQPPNSFTLSYILQACGTTQSPRETRKIHGFVIKTNADNDVIVGNALVEAYAGSHMVGCALSLAKGMSNRTAITYTILASKLNQIGHHKTTLQIINHMRDDELPIDGFTISSFLSASANLGATETGKQLHCYSIISGFCTWTSVLNGLIDFYGKCWCIEDAQKAFHEIFEPDIISWNCLMHGFAANGHTTSALSTLEDMRLAGFRPDSITLLTVLFACNQGGLVDMGVEYFHSLRERYDIEPQINHYNSLVDLLGTAGRLEEAVSVLKSIPFRPNASIYKRLLQACKLHRNVLLGEEMTRKGLELDPSDLEFYVLLAGIYDEAGLYDLGDNIRCSMEEAC; encoded by the coding sequence ATGTTAAGGAGAAACCTACTTGAAGAAACTTGTTCAAAGATAGTTCAGTTCTGCAACAAGTACTCCTTGAAAGATGGCATTTGCGTTCACAGCCCAATATTCAAACTGGGCGTTCATGATAATTTGCTGCTTAGCAACAATTTGCTGTCTCTCTATGCGAAATGTTGTGGAGTTGAACATGCACGCCACTTGTTCGATGAAATGCTCTACAGAGATGTTGTGTCCTGGACTGGAGTTCTGTCTGCTTACGTTAAAGATGGAAACCATGAAGAAGCTCTCAGATTCTTTGACTTGATGAAGGCTTCCGGTGAAAAGCCGAATGAGGTCACGTTTTCAAATGTGCTAAGAACATACTCTGCTTTAGGAGATTTTGTTCACGGTACTAGAGTTCAGGCCTGTGTGATAAAGCATGGTTTTGAATCAAATCCAATCTTGTGTAGTAGTTTGATTGAATTGTATTCCAAATGGGATTTATTTGAGGAAGCCGTTGGAGTGTTCAATGCCATGGAAAAGGGGGATACTGTTTCTTGGACTGCAATAATTTCTTCCTTAGTGCAGGCTGGGAACCAGGTTCGGGCATTACGATTTTTCATTCGCATGATAGAAGTAGGGGTTTCTCCAAACGAGTACACATTTGTAAAACTTTTAGGTGCTTGTAGCTCCCTGGGAATCAATTATGGTAAGTTAATTCATGCCCAATTAATCTTTTGGGGTGTTCGGTTGAATCTGATCTTGAATACGGCGCTTGTTGATATGTATGCAAAGTGCCAAAAGATGGAGGATGCTGTGAAGGTCTTAAAGCAAACATGTGAACAAGATGTGCAATTGTGGACAACTGTGATCACCGGCTTTACCCAAAACTTGAATTTCCAAGAGGCTATTAGTGCATTTAGACAGATGGTGGGCAATAATATTGTACCCAACAACTATACTTATGCTGGAATCCTGAATGCTTGCTCCTCAACTCAAGCTCTGCAATTGGGGAAACAGATACACACACAGCTTATCACAGCGGGGTTAGAGAACGATATTTCTGTGGGAAATGCTCTTTTAAATTTCTACTCAAAGTGTTCCAATGCCATAGAAGACGTTATACAAGTGTTTAAGGGGATACCTATACCAAATGTCATCTCTTGGACCACCTTGATTGCTGGTTTCGCTGCACATGGTCTTAAAAACGAGTGTTTTCTAGCGTTTCTTCAGATGCAATTTTCTGGTCAGCCACCAAATTCCTTTACTCTCTCTTACATTCTTCAAGCTTGTGGTACAACACAATCCCCGAGGGAGACAAGGAAGATTCATGGGTTCGttattaaaacaaatgcaGATAATGATGTTATTGTTGGAAATGCTCTTGTTGAAGCCTATGCAGGGTCTCACATGGTGGGTTGTGCGCTGAGTTTGGCTAAAGGAATGAGTAATAGAACTGCCATCACGTACACAATTCTTGCCTCTAAGCTGAATCAGATAGGACATCATAAAACAACATTAcaaatcatcaatcacatgCGTGATGATGAGTTACCTATAGATGGCTTCACGATATCTAGTTTCTTATCAGCTTCTGCCAATTTAGGTGCCACTGAAACTGGGAAACAGCTCCATTGCTATTCCATAATATCTGGCTTTTGCACATGGACATCAGTTTTGAATGGTTTGATAGACTTCTATGGGAAATGTTGGTGTATTGAAGATGCCCAGAAAGCTTttcatgaaatatttgaacCAGATATCATTTCATGGAACTGTTTGATGCATGGTTTTGCTGCTAATGGGCATACAACATCCGCTCTGTCCACCCTGGAGGACATGAGACTGGCAGGTTTCAGGCCTGATTCTATCACACTGTTGACAGTGCTATTTGCTTGCAATCAAGGTGGTTTAGTAGACATGGGTGTCGAATATTTTCATTCTCTAAGAGAAAGATATGACATAGAACCACAAATAAACCACTATAACTCGCTAGTTGATCTTCTTGGTACGGCTGGCCGGCTAGAAGAGGCTGTGAGCGTGCTGAAATCTATACCTTTCAGACCTAATGCATCAATCTACAAAAGGTTGTTGCAAGCCTGTAAATTGCACAGAAACGTGCTTCTTGGAGAAGAAATGACCAGGAAAGGCCTTGAGCTTGATCCTTCCGATTTAGAGTTTTATGTTCTTCTTGCAGGCATATATGATGAGGCAGGTCTGTATGATTTAGGGGATAATATCCGCTGTAGTATGGAAGAGGCATGTTGA
- the LOC105166711 gene encoding LOW QUALITY PROTEIN: protein SGT1 homolog (The sequence of the model RefSeq protein was modified relative to this genomic sequence to represent the inferred CDS: deleted 2 bases in 1 codon) yields the protein MASSDLETKAKEAFIDDHFELAVDLYSQAIALSPNNAELFVDRAQANIKLGNFTEAVADANKAIELNPATAKAYLRKSVACMKLEEYQTAKTALETGASLAPGDSRFTNLIKECDERIAEEAGELPTKLVDKAPIDVATSSDFPPATLSPATGLSSQVTTVSSTKPKYRHEFYQKPDEVVVTIFAKGIAANCVVVDFGEQILSVTIEVPGEEPYQFQPRLFGKIVPTKCRYDVMSTKIEIRLAKADTVHWTSLEFRRDVAVVQKANVPSVNLKPAYPSSKPKRVDWDKLEAQVKKEEKEEKLDGDAALNKFFREIYRDADEDTRRAMSKSFVESNGTVLSTNWKEVGSKKVEGSPPDGMELKKW from the exons ATGGCGTCTTCGGATCTCGAAACGAAGGCTAAAGAGGCGTTTATAGATGACCACTTCGAACTAGCCGTTGACCTCTACTCTCAAGCCATTGCCTTGAGTCCTAACAACGCCGAACTATTTGTTGATCGCGCTCAGGCTAATATTAAGCTCGGGAACTTCACTG AGGCTGTTGCTGATGCAAATAAAGCGATTGAGTTGAACCCTGCTACGGCAAAAGCATATCTACGTAAAAG TGTCGCATGTATGAAGCTTGAAGAGTATCAGACTGCTAAGACAGCCTTGGAAACTGGTGCTTCTTTGGCTCCTGGTGATTCCAGGTTTActaatttgatcaaagaaTGTGATGAGCGCATAGCCG AGGAAGCTGGAGAGCTGCCTACAAAGTTGGTTGATAAAGCTCCAATAGATGTGGCAACTTCAAGTGATTTTCCACCAGCCAC GCTTTCCCCAGCCACTGGCTTGTCCAGTCAAGTGACAACAGTCTCATCTACTAAACCAAAATACAG GCATGAATTTTATCAGAAACCAGATGAAGTTGTAGTAACAATATTTGCAAAGGGTATAGCAGCAAATTGTGTTGTGGTTGACTTTGGGGAACAAATA CTCAGTGTTACCATCGAGGTGCCTGGTGAAGAACCATATCAGTTTCAACCTCGGTTATTTGGAAAG ATAGTTCCCACCAAATGTAGATATGACGTCATGtctacaaaaattgaaattcgaCTAGCCAAAGCAGACACTGTCCACTGGACCTCCCTTGAATTTAGGAGGGACGTTGCTGTTGTACAGAAAGCTAATGTGCCTTCAG TTAATCTAAAACCCGCTTATCCTTCCTCCAAACCAAAAAGAGTGGATTGGGATAAGTTGGAAGCTCAAGTGAAAAAGGAG gaaaaggaagaaaaactAGACGGTGATGCAGCTTTGAACAAGTTTTTCAGAGAGATATACCGTGATGCTGATGAGGACACAAGACGAGCCATGAGCAAATCTTTT GTCGAGTCAAATGGAACTGTGCTGTCGACAAATTGGAAAGAAGTGGGTTCAAAGAAGGTTGAGGGAAGCCCTCCCGATGGCATGGAGTTGAAGAAATGGTAG